From a region of the Colius striatus isolate bColStr4 chromosome 22, bColStr4.1.hap1, whole genome shotgun sequence genome:
- the LOC104556061 gene encoding triggering receptor expressed on myeloid cells 2 isoform X1 → MQEEKDAQFLCSFLPAEQRGGEKQAALVQEPFSLFSRLLSCPFCCLTDMEKFMHLFLVFWSASCAAENITVVYGMEGGTISVNCTYNPRQQRWREKSWCRQMDETRCQYVVRARRFWLPFLKNSNGTTSIRDNVHEGVLTVTMKHLKKQDAGLYQCKTDYLGETNTLKKVQVEVLTAAFPETQMPEEPRAVGSVSSIPPDADFTVFYIIAGFLLTKFVVALLVFIIGNCRKNRETEQRNPSWNEQQVLPFTDDLTYYGISPSWESTA, encoded by the exons atgcaggaggaaaaagatgcCCAGTTCCTCTGCTCATTCCTTCCAGCAGAGcaaagagggggggaaaagcaAGCTGCCCTTGTGCAAGAGCCTTTTTCACTCTTCTCCAGACTCCTCTCTTGTCCTTTTTGCTGCTTGACTGACATGGAGAAGTTCATGCACCTCTTCTTGGTCTTTTGGTCAG CATCCTGTGCTGCAGAGAACATCACTGTGGTGTATGGAATGGAGGGGGGCACCATTTCTGTCAACTGCACCTATAACCCCCGGCAGCAGCGGTGGAGGGAGAAGAGCTGGTGCAGGCAGATGGATGAGACCAGGTGCCAATACGTGGTGCGCGCCCGGCGCTTCTGGCTGCCGTTCCTGAAGAACAGCAATGGCACCACCTCCATCAGAGACAATGTCCATGAAGGGGTCCTGACAGTGACCATGAAGCATCTCAAGAAGCAAGATGCTGGGTTGTACCAATGCAAAACTGACTACCTAGGGGAAACAAACACCTTAAAGAAGGTGCAAGTGGAAGTGCTGACAG CAGCTTTCCCGGAGACTCAAATGCCAGAGGAGCCTCGTGCTGTGGGGAGTGTCTCCAG CATCCCTCCTGATGCTGATTTCACTGTCTTCTATATCATTGCTGGATTCCTGCTTACTAAGTTTGTGGTGGCTCTGCTGGTATTTATCATCGGCAACTGCAGGAAGAACAGagaaacagagcagaggaaCCCAAGCTGGAATGAGCAGCAGGTCCTTCCTTTCACTGATGACCTTACATACTATGGAATCAGCCCCTCTTGGGAGAGCACTGCTTAG
- the LOC104556061 gene encoding triggering receptor expressed on myeloid cells 2 isoform X2, with the protein MQEEKDAQFLCSFLPAEQRGGEKQAALVQEPFSLFSRLLSCPFCCLTDMEKFMHLFLVFWSASCAAENITVVYGMEGGTISVNCTYNPRQQRWREKSWCRQMDETRCQYVVRARRFWLPFLKNSNGTTSIRDNVHEGVLTVTMKHLKKQDAGLYQCKTDYLGETNTLKKVQVEVLTAFPETQMPEEPRAVGSVSSIPPDADFTVFYIIAGFLLTKFVVALLVFIIGNCRKNRETEQRNPSWNEQQVLPFTDDLTYYGISPSWESTA; encoded by the exons atgcaggaggaaaaagatgcCCAGTTCCTCTGCTCATTCCTTCCAGCAGAGcaaagagggggggaaaagcaAGCTGCCCTTGTGCAAGAGCCTTTTTCACTCTTCTCCAGACTCCTCTCTTGTCCTTTTTGCTGCTTGACTGACATGGAGAAGTTCATGCACCTCTTCTTGGTCTTTTGGTCAG CATCCTGTGCTGCAGAGAACATCACTGTGGTGTATGGAATGGAGGGGGGCACCATTTCTGTCAACTGCACCTATAACCCCCGGCAGCAGCGGTGGAGGGAGAAGAGCTGGTGCAGGCAGATGGATGAGACCAGGTGCCAATACGTGGTGCGCGCCCGGCGCTTCTGGCTGCCGTTCCTGAAGAACAGCAATGGCACCACCTCCATCAGAGACAATGTCCATGAAGGGGTCCTGACAGTGACCATGAAGCATCTCAAGAAGCAAGATGCTGGGTTGTACCAATGCAAAACTGACTACCTAGGGGAAACAAACACCTTAAAGAAGGTGCAAGTGGAAGTGCTGACAG CTTTCCCGGAGACTCAAATGCCAGAGGAGCCTCGTGCTGTGGGGAGTGTCTCCAG CATCCCTCCTGATGCTGATTTCACTGTCTTCTATATCATTGCTGGATTCCTGCTTACTAAGTTTGTGGTGGCTCTGCTGGTATTTATCATCGGCAACTGCAGGAAGAACAGagaaacagagcagaggaaCCCAAGCTGGAATGAGCAGCAGGTCCTTCCTTTCACTGATGACCTTACATACTATGGAATCAGCCCCTCTTGGGAGAGCACTGCTTAG